The Chromobacterium phragmitis DNA window TTTCCATGCCCAGGTCCCGGATCATGCGTATCAAATTGCGCATGATGATGTGGTCACGCTCTATGCGGAGCATTCGCTGGGTAAAGCTGCGGTCGATCTTGATCGTGGTGGCGGGGATGTGCCTTAGGTGTTCCAGAACGGAAAAACCGGTTCCAAAGTCGTCTATGGCGACTCGGACGCCTAGGTTTCGGAGCTGCCGAGCGATGTCCGTCATGGTCGGCAAGTCCTGGAACAAGAAAGATTCAGTGATCTCCAGCTCGATTCGCCAGGGATCTAGGCCCGCCTCGCGGATGAGGGAGTCAATCCGTTTGGGAAGCTCAGGTGTGATTTGTCGAACGGACAGGTTGATGGCGGTTCGGAAATGAGGCGGCAGGCTGCCGCGCTCCCAGGCGCTGGTAGTCTGGATGGCGGTTTGCAGGCACCAATCGCCTAACGCCATGATGAAACCGTTTTCTTCCGCTTGCGGGATGAAGTGGGAGGGGTTGGTCAGCTTGGATGAGGATGGCGATTGCTTCCATCGCGTCAGCGCTTCCGCGCCGGTGAGTTGCAGGCTGGAGCAGCTGAGTTGTGGTTGGTAGTGAAGTCTGAACTCGTTATTGCGCAAGGCCGCATCAAGGGTGTCTCTTGTCGGTGTTGAGCGCACTAGTTCACTGGGTATCATGTCGCCCTCGATGGGAAGTGACTGCATTTGATAAAGATTTGATATCATACATACTATAGTAAATAATATCAAAAATTGATAAGGCGAATGAAGATGTGCAGGCATTGTGTTGCCGTGCGTCTGGGCGGTGCGTCATCCAGTGTGCTGCCGTGGCGTGCTCGCGGCGCGCTAGGCTGGCGCAGATTGGTGTGGTTGCGGGAGTGAGCAGGGTACTTTTGCATTTACTTTAAAAAATGTTTGATATAGAATGTGTTTTAATAAACTAAATATCATTTTGGTGCTGAAATGTCTCGTTTTGCCATCTTGCTTCCGATATTGGCCGTAGCGGCTCCCATGACGTTTGGCCAAGTCTCCGGTTCGCAAGCCGAGTCCATCATGACTGGCGCCATCGAACGGGCGGCCAGGGATGGACTGACGCGTTTTCATCCCTCCGGAGCTTTCAATGCATTCTTGGCCAAGAATGGAGCCAATGGTTTGATGGGGCAAATCCGCAGCAGGCCAAGCAAGGCGGTCATGGTGATGGCTGGCTTGATGTATGAGGCGGGTTGCAAGCAAATGGCGGGAGATTATTTTCGCTACAACTATCAGAACACGCCGTTGGATCAAGCGGAGGACAAGGCTACGCGTGCCAAGTTCGAAAAGTTGGCCGGCGCTGGCTCGGAGTGGTGCGTGGTGTTGCCGGACGATGGAGATGCTTCGAAGAGGCCTTGTGGCAAACCTCCCAGGCAGGCGAAGCGGCAACAGGCGGTTTGGAGCCGGTTGGCTATGCAGGCGGAAGAGGCGAGGTCAAACGGAACGCCTTTTTGTCGACGATAAAGTTCAATCGGTTCGACTATGTGGCGGCGGTGACGTCTCCGGGGCTGGATCTCTACGATCCTGCGCTGCAGCGTCCGGATAATGCCGCATGCGGCGTCATGGCGGACCGCATGAGCGAAGCGCTATTCGCCGGTTTGAAGCATGACAAGACCGACGAGGCCTATTATGCGCGGCATCGCGCCGCGATTGACGCCGTCCGCTCAGTCTGGCGCAAGATGGATGAACTCGAGAAATGAAGACGTTTCTATCGTGCTTTGCGCTGACGCTGGTTGCGCTTTCGATTGGCGGCCTTGGCGTTGTCGGCATGTCGCTGCCGGCGGGAGCCGCTGCGGATGCGGGCGGCAACGGAGGGGGCGGAAAATCGGGCTTCTGCTTCGCCAAGCCATTTACGATTCCCATGCGCATCAGCAGCCATGCCACCCCGCTGAGAGAACAGCCACGACAGGGCAATACAGGCCCCACTATGGCGACGACATAGCCATGCCAAGCAATACGCCGATTTATGCGCCTGCCGACGGCGTGATTCAGACGGTGGCTCGGAATCGGCCAGGGCGGCAATTACTCAATATCCAGCATCCCAGCGGTTATTTGACGCGTTATCTGCACTTGAACTCCATTTCGGTCAGAAATGGACAGAGAGTGAAAACCGGCGAGTTGCTGGGTTATTCCGGCATGACGGGTGGCGTCAGCACAGGGCCCCATTTGCACTGGGAGGCGCATATTCCTGTCTACAAGAAGCCCTTTCCGCCGGTTGGACCCACTTATATGTTTGTCAAGGCGCTCCCCCGGCTCAGCCGCAGGAAGAAGCCAAGGAAACGGGCGACCCGGCTGAAACGGTGAAGTGGCCGCAAGATTCGGATGGGCCGGATCCGGCTTGGGAGGCGTGTCCCATTCAGCCGCCAGCCATGCAGCCTCAGGAGTGGCGTTTGGACGACCCTGAGCGAAAGGGCAAGCCTTACTGATGAAAGGTTTAATTAAATGAATATTTTACGAAACTTAAATAAATCATCACTCAGGAAAAAGGCAGTCGTGATTGCGCTTGGCGGCGTCTTGATCATGACGCCGGTTGCGGCATATGCCGACTGGGGCGACATTTTGGGAAAAATCCTGAACGCGTGACGCAGATTCTCCAGCAAGAGTACGCGCAGCTGAAAGCGCAGATCGAGCAGGCGGTCTTGACGCGGGAAGAGGGAAA harbors:
- a CDS encoding EAL domain-containing protein produces the protein MIPSELVRSTPTRDTLDAALRNNEFRLHYQPQLSCSSLQLTGAEALTRWKQSPSSSKLTNPSHFIPQAEENGFIMALGDWCLQTAIQTTSAWERGSLPPHFRTAINLSVRQITPELPKRIDSLIREAGLDPWRIELEITESFLFQDLPTMTDIARQLRNLGVRVAIDDFGTGFSVLEHLRHIPATTIKIDRSFTQRMLRIERDHIIMRNLIRMIRDLGMESICEGVETAEQLKAVQDMGADHWQGFLFSPAIPAENLTLLLPSESDTPPSPRAARANNYP
- a CDS encoding M23 family metallopeptidase — its product is MPSNTPIYAPADGVIQTVARNRPGRQLLNIQHPSGYLTRYLHLNSISVRNGQRVKTGELLGYSGMTGGVSTGPHLHWEAHIPVYKKPFPPVGPTYMFVKALPRLSRRKKPRKRATRLKR